The sequence ACGATTTTTTCGTGATACGTTCCTGCTTTTATTTTTACTAAAGCTTCACCCGGGCCTAAATCTCTGATTGAAGTGATGGCTTTTTGAATGGAGGTGAATTGCCCGCTTCCGTCTTGTGCAACGGTGATTGTTATATAAGGTTCATTTTTTGCCAATAAAAAATTGGTTATTGAAATGAAGAGAATTAAAAATAGTTTTTTCATAAATAATTTTTATGACTGATTCTATATTTTTTAAACGCAAAGGTTTAATTTAAATCTTACAAATTTAAGGAGCAAAGATTGCGACAAGTCGCTGATAAAGCTTGAAAATATACGTTCGCTTAAAATCAATTTATTGATTATTCTTTGCTCCTAAAATATTTTCAATAAATAATAAATCTTTGCGTTTTAATTTTGCCTAAACCTAAACCTAAACCTAAACCTAAACCTAAACCTAAACCTATTTCATCGTTTTATCTAAAAAATCTACCGTCAGATTCAACGTTTCTGTGAACCAGGGTTCTGCAGACCAAAAGGAATGCGGTGTGTCTTTTATTTCATGATACTCGGTAAAGATATTATGACTTTTTAAAATCTTCATCATGTCGTCTCTTCCTGCATGAAAACGCGGTTGCGAAGAATTGATGAATAGAGTAGGAGGTGTGTTTTTACCAACAAACTCTAGAGGTGAAGCTTCTGTCCAGTTTTTTAAATTCACATTTCTGTCGCCATCTAACCAATAAGCTGCGTAAGTGCTTTCTTCGGCTTCAGGATGAATGAAAGAAACAATTCCGTCTACATTAACGATTGCCTGGATTTTATTTTTAGCTTTTACACCTGCTAAAGTAGCGATTTGTGCACCTGCAGATTCTCCTAAAACTGCCATTTTTTTTGTATTTAAAGAGTACTTTTTTTTGTTTTTCTTTAAAAATT is a genomic window of Chryseobacterium scophthalmum containing:
- a CDS encoding alpha/beta hydrolase translates to MSFHKLYFLFVFFVGAKAFGQTKPNATPYTNEATYEKLKKKYPFITPLNRPVPSNIIIDKDVEYANVNGLSLKADIYYPKDQSKKYPGIALVHGGGWISGSKENEKYMAQELASKGYVAIAVGYRLSEVAKYPAAIDDVENAIKFLKKNKKKYSLNTKKMAVLGESAGAQIATLAGVKAKNKIQAIVNVDGIVSFIHPEAEESTYAAYWLDGDRNVNLKNWTEASPLEFVGKNTPPTLFINSSQPRFHAGRDDMMKILKSHNIFTEYHEIKDTPHSFWSAEPWFTETLNLTVDFLDKTMK